From a single Nostoc sp. MS1 genomic region:
- a CDS encoding type II toxin-antitoxin system VapC family toxin yields MKPKVYIETSIPSFYYEVRTEADMVARREWTQEWWHNANNNYELVTSVAVLDELNRGNFPRKKEAIELISGLSFVPIETVIAEIVEVYIQQHLMPSDPLGDALHLALASYHKCDFLLTWNCRHLANANKFGHIRRLNVMLGLYVPTLVTPLELIGAQDDEEG; encoded by the coding sequence ATGAAGCCAAAAGTTTATATTGAAACCTCTATTCCTAGTTTTTATTACGAGGTACGTACTGAAGCTGATATGGTGGCACGGCGGGAGTGGACACAGGAATGGTGGCATAATGCAAATAATAACTATGAGCTAGTTACTAGCGTTGCAGTGCTGGATGAACTCAATCGAGGTAACTTTCCCAGAAAGAAGGAAGCAATAGAACTGATTAGTGGCTTGTCATTTGTTCCCATCGAAACTGTAATTGCTGAAATTGTTGAAGTGTATATTCAGCAACATCTCATGCCTAGTGATCCTCTCGGAGATGCACTACATCTTGCGCTGGCTTCGTACCATAAATGTGATTTTCTCTTGACTTGGAATTGTCGCCACTTGGCAAATGCTAACAAATTTGGGCATATCCGACGGCTGAACGTTATGCTGGGTTTATACGTTCCCACGTTAGTCACGCCGTTAGAGTTAATTGGAGCGCAAGATGACGAAGAAGGATGA